The Microcoleus sp. FACHB-68 genomic interval AAAAAGAAGGATTAAAAATTCAGTGTCCAAACTTCAACACCGTCAAAAATGCGAGTTCTGAGGTCTATTTACTCGATCCCAGAACTCGTTTTTTTATGAACAAAAATAAACAAAAACTTCTTCACGTCGGCATCAGCCATTGCCACAGACGGAAGAGAGACGCAATCCAGCCAGCTCTGAGGCATCGCCTTGAACTTGTTATATTTGTTGACCTTTTGATTGCGATCCCTACTAAGTATCTGGGAACTCTAGCCTTGGAAGAGGCTTACCGGCATCACCTAGGAGGCAGACAATATGAATGAATATGAACTGATCAAGCGCTACACCGCTGGCGAGAGAGATTTTAAGGGAGCCAACTTACCAGAGGCCAACTTGATTGGAGCCACACTGGCCAGCGTGAACCTATCCGGAGCAAATCTAACAGAAGCATCTCTGGCAAGAACTGATTTGAGTCGCGCCTCCCTGCTCGAAACTAAATTCAATGGAGCCTTCTTGTACGGGGCCGATATGAGTTTTGTCAAGCTGAAGGGAAGTAATCTCATAGAAACAGACTTGACGAAAGCCGATCTTAGAGGGGCACAACTCGCGAACGTGGATCTAACAGGCGCTAAACTTAGTGGAGCCATCCTCAGTTGGGTCAGCCTTTATCGCGCTAATTTGCGGGGAGTCAACCTGTGTGGCGCGAACCTCAATGGCATTAACCTGCGCTCAGCCAACCTTGACGGCGCAAACTTGAACTGGACTAACCTCAGTGGAGCGAGATTGAGCGGAGCCTCGCTTAAAGGCGCACAACTCAACGGAGTTAAATTGAGTCGGGCATTTCTCAATGGACTGAGCCTAGAAGGTGTCAATTTCAGCGGACTTGAGCTGAGTGAGGTCAAACTCAATGGAGCCAAATTAGGTGGAGCCAACCTTGCCGGCGCTGATTTAACCGGCGCTCAATTGCGCTTAGTTAGCTTTGAAGAAGGCAATCTCAAACAAGCAGACTTGCATCAGAGTGTCCTCAAAGACGGTCACTTCAATGGGGCGAATTTGATGAAAACCGATTTACGGGAAGCAGACTTGCGGAATGCAGACCTGAGCGGGGCCAACCTGAACTTGGCCAACCTCGCTGGGGCCGATTTAAGCGGGGCCAACTTGCAGGGTGCCTACCTCTGGGGCGCAGAGCTGGATGGGGCTAACTTTGAGGGGGCCGACCTCCGGGGAGCCAGTCTGCGCGATGCGGCAATGACTGGGGCGAACTGGCGCAATGCGATTTTTGATGGAGCAGTGATGCCGGATGGCCAGCTTTGCGCTTAGGGAGCGTTTTCTGCAATCCGTGAAACTTGGACTGTTATGGAGTCTGGACTTCAACAGTTCCTGGCTCGGATTCCTTGGCGTCAGAAGCAAGGGATGCTTTACTTGAGTGGATCGTGACCCCAGTTCATCAGAGAGTACCGCCAGCGTGTGTCCTCAATGTCGCCCGATGGTTGCTGTGCGGTATGCCGGTGGACGTAACTGATGACTTTTTTCATGTGCGATAAGTCATCTTCGTTGCAGTCAGTCGGTTTCTTGTGGAGCAGTTCGATGATGCGCCGGCCAGATTTGTGTCCTGTTGATTCCGAGTCTCCATCCTTTTGACCGACTGCCTTTGATTCGTCTGTCTCTAGCCAAGACTCAAGTTCAGAGGGAGTCATGTTGACGACTTGACGAAATTCGTCAATGACGGATGTCGCATTTTTACTCATGGCGCGGGGATTACTCCTCTACCTTTTCAAGGGCGTCAGGCTTATGGGCGGCTTCTTTGCCGGTTTTGTCGCTCTCAACGAGGTATTCTGGATTGTCTTTTGAGGCAGCGACGTGATGCCCTTTAATGTCTGTGGGTGAGGTAAGCTTTTTCTTGACCTGGCCGGTTGTTTTGCCTTGTGAGGTTTTCCACTCAACGGGGTCGCCTTTTTTGAATTCCTCTGTCAAGGGTTTTCTCCTGTTTGATAGTTTTCTCCCACATTATGTTTGGAGACAAAGCCAGAGAAATCGGTCGAATTACAGATTGCCGGCAGCTCAGTTTCTGGCTGAGAATCCCTCTTTTTGAGGTTGTTTGCTGCCGACAACAAAATTCAGCAAGGCCAAAAAACTGGGATTTTAAGACTCAGGCGAGGTGCCGGCGCAGATATGTGTGACACTCGCTTTCGTTGGGCGCGTCACAGAAATCCAGTGCAATTTTTATAGATTTAGCGGCTAGTGACATCTGTGCCGGTATGGATTAGCGGATGCAACTTTCCGTATAATTATAAGTAGTTATCTCAAAAAAACAGCCAGAAATCTACACCTTGGGGACAATTAGTTAGAGCAATTTATAACTAAAACCAAAATCCCTTAATCGAGCGACAACGGGGGGCAAATGATATGCGTGTTGAAGAATTGTTGAGCCGATACGCAGCCGGCGAAAGAGATTTTAGAGAAGCGAATCTCATTGGGAGCAACTTAGAGAGAGCAAACCTGGCAGGAGCAAACTTGTCAGGAGCGTACTTGTCTGCCGCTAACCTCAGTCGGGCAATTCTTACCGGATCAAACTTGTCGGGCGCTTTCCTAAATCGGGCAGATTTGAGTTTTGCCAAGATAAATGAGGCAAGACTCACAGAAGCAGACTTAACAAAAGCCAATTTGAAGGGAGCTTATTTAGTTAAGTCGCTGCTGAGTGAAGCCAAACTAACTGGGGCAATTCTTTCGGGAGTGAACTTGAGTTTATCTAACTTGCGCGGAGTGAATTTATGTGGCGCAGACTTGCGGGGAATTAATTTGCGTTCTGCGAATTTAAGGGAAGCGAATTTAAATTGGGCAAACCTGAGTGGGGCGAGATTGAGTGGCGCTCAGTTGCGAGGTGTGTCATTTAATGGAGTGAATTTAAGTGGCGCTTATCTTAATGGCGTAGATTTGAATGCAGTAGATTTGGATGGAGTGAATTTAAGTGACACAAAACTGAGTGGCGCAAATCTCAGCGGAGCGAATTTATCGGCGGCAAATTTAAGTTCAGCTCAGTTACGTGTAACACTTCTGTCTCGGATAAATTTACACGCTGCAAATCTGCATCAAGCTTCTCTCAATAAAGCAGATTTATGTGAGGCAAACTTGAGTAAGGCGGATTTAAGTGAGGCAAATTTAAGTGAGGCAGACTTGACTGGCGCAAATTTAAATAAGGCAAGCCTGCATAATGCAGATTTGAGCTGGGCGAGTTTGCGCGAAGCTTATTTGTGGGGGGCAAATTTGAATGTTGCGGGAATGCGTGGGACAGATTTGAGTGGCGCTAGCCTACGGGGGGCGTATTTAGAATCCGTTGATTGGCAGGAGGCAATTTTAACCGGCGCAACAATGCCGGATGGCACAATTCACGAGTAGGATGGATGCGTTTTTTAAGCTGACTCTAACCGCAACCGAGTGCGCCGGTATCTCTACCACTAAAGTTAGAAAGTGGAAGTAGAGCCGATCTGATAGCAGCAATTGGCAATACAAGGAAATTCCTTCTCAAACTCAGGAATCTTACAAGAACTTGGTTGCCAAGCGACAGGCTGAAACTTTAACTTCTGATGAGCATCGTGAGTTACCGCACTTGAGTGAGCGCCTAGAAAAACTGCAAGCGCAGCGGATAGAAGCTTTGGCGGCGCAGGCACGTCTTCGTAGAACTTCGCTGCCTGAATTGATGGAAAAATTTAGTTTTCAGATGCTGGAATATGTCTGAAAATAGAGTGTCAATTTAAAATAATTCTTGAAAAATTGTCAAAATTTATAACTAAAAAAAATCTATAACATAGGTTAGTTATAAGTTTGATAATCTAGAAAATCGTTTACTTAAGCAACCTTGAATACTGAGTAAAGTTGATTTTTAAGTCAATTTAAGTTATAGTAGTTCTATATTCTTGTTGTAAGCTTTAATTAATACAGTTAAAGTCAACTGTTTAGTGAACCCAAAAGAAGAGACCGTTGTTTTATTATTAACCTCTGCTTATGGCTAGCAATCAAACTGGTATAGAATGGACTGACAGAACTTGGAACCCTACAACCGGCTGTAGCAAAGTTAGCCCTGGTTGCACACATTGCTATGCAGAAGCATTAACAAAGCGTTTCCATACAAATTTTCCAACAGGTTTTGACTTAACACTACATCCAGAACGCCTAAATTATCCTAGACACTGGCGCAAACCTAGTCGAATTTTTGTCAACTCAATGAGCGATCTATTCCACGAAAAAGTGCCTCTTGAGTTTCTTAAGCAAGTTTTTAATGTGATAGGTGAAACACCTTGGCACATCTATCAAATTCTCACAAAAAGGCATGAGCGTTTACTTGAGCTTGCGCCTCAATTAGATTGGCATGAAAATATTTGGATGGGAGTGTCTGTAGAAAATCAAAACTACGTTCACCGTGTTGACTACTTGCGACAAGTACCTGCAGCGGTGCGATTCCTATCATGCGAACCACTTTTAGGCGCTTTGGAAATGGACTTGACAGGTATAGACTGGGTCATTGTTGGAGGAGAGTCAGGTTTAAAACATCGTTCTATAGAACTAGATTGGGTGAAGAAGATTCAGGATCAATGTCAGGACGCAGGGGTAGCATTTTTCTTCAAGCAATGGGGAGGTAGAACACCTAAAGCGGGCGGGAGATTGCTAGAGGGGCAAATTTGGGATGAAATGCCGGCAGCATGGGATAAATACCTTCAACAGAGGATTAATGATGCTGTGAAATCTAGACGCACAGTAAAGAAATCTAATCATGCTATTTTGGCGGGAAGGTAACTTTTACCTTATCTCCAAATGTATTCTTCTTTCGTGGGGGAGTAGGTGGATCGGCTATGATTTTGCCTTGCTGCTCTAGTTTCAACAGCACATCTTTGTAATTTTTGCTAATGTAGCGTTTGCCTACGTGATGCTGGTTATAAACATCTTTCATTGCCAGTGTCTTACCAGCAAACTCATCGAGTAACATATTTTCAAGTTCATCAAGCGGTCGTGATAGCTCAAAAAGTAAAGGTTGATATATCGTAGCCGGATTGTAATCAAAAGATGGCACTCCTTGGTCTGAGGTTGTGCTTTCTTTAGCCATAATTTCTTTCATGATAGAGTAGCCCAGGACATTTTTAGAAACAAAAATTAGGTGATGGCTAGTTCTTGTAGCTTCATCGTTTTTAAAGCAAAATGGCAGCACATATTTACCACCTATTTCTTTGAGAGCTTCAGAAATAGCTTCTAGCACAGTTAATTCCCGTTCGTAGGAAGGCATGGGGTTTAGTTTCTTTCGCAGGACATCGGCTCGTTCTTTACCAAACAGGGCGTTCATGTGTTCTTCAACAACTTTATTACCCAAACTCATATTTATTCGATTATAGTTAAAGAAGAATATACAGTCACACCCCCAATTCCTTATTAACGATCCGATCAGTCTTATTGATAATCCTTTATATCCCCAGGGGTCAATAAAAAATAAGGTTGGTACTAGCCTAAATTGTTCAAACATTCGGACAAATTTTTCTCCTACCTCCTCATTTAAAACTCTAGGTTGATGTCTCAAACTCTCTATATTAGCTAGGGAACTTATGGCTTGTTGGAGTGACTGCGTGTTATTGGAGTCTCTATCATTAAAGATAGTCATTAACATTTCTCGCATATCTGGATCTGCAATAGCACGCTCCAAAATCAGTAAAGGAGTAGACTTAGAGCCATCTTGGTATCGACCAGGCCCAGAAAATAAATCAATATAAGCAATATTATGCCCCCTTGTCTTAGCGTGAGGGGTAACGACTTTGGCCCAAGCCCAAAAGTATTTAGCCACTATTTCAGCTTTGACCAAAGACTGTTCTTTAGATTTATCAAAGAAAGAACTATTGCTCATCAGCTTCTTCTCCTAAACATCAATTAAATCCTCCTAATGCGTGTTTTATACTGCTGCCATGAAATACCGCGTAATATAAACCGCTGTTCCGAGTTAAATTGCTGCGTTAAAACTTGGGGGTTCATGGGTAATCGCATTTTTAGCTTTTTCTCATTATAGTCAAACCAAGATTAGAGACGCGAGCAACCCGCGTCTCCAGAATTCTGAGTCACTGATTAAGGGGAAATACCGAATCCCCCACCCCCAGGAGTTTCTATTATAAAAGTATCACCGGCATTCATTTCAACAACTGCGTTACTGCTTAATTCTTCTACACTTCCATCATGGCGATTCACGTAATTTTTCCCTAAAGCACCGGCATCCCCACCCTTTAACCCATAAGGCGGAATTATCCGACGACTTGATAATATTCCAGCCGTCATCGGTTCCAGAAAACGAAGGCGACGAATGACTCCATTTCCGCCGTAAAAATGCCCTTTGCCACCACTATTGGGGCGAATGGAAAAACTCTCTAAAAGTACAGGAAACCGCCATTCTAAAACCTCTGGATCGGTGAGGCGAGAATTTGTCATGTGCGTTTGCACTGCATCGGTGCCGGCAAACTTAGTCCCCGCTCCAGATCCGCCGCAAATCGTTTCATAATATTGATAGCGTTCGCTGCCAAACGTAAAATTATTCATCGTTCCCTGAGATGCCGCCATTACTCCCAGCGCACAATACAAAGCATCGGTAATATTCTGGGAAGTCTCCACATTGCCGGCAACCACGGCAGCCGGAT includes:
- a CDS encoding pentapeptide repeat-containing protein, with amino-acid sequence MNEYELIKRYTAGERDFKGANLPEANLIGATLASVNLSGANLTEASLARTDLSRASLLETKFNGAFLYGADMSFVKLKGSNLIETDLTKADLRGAQLANVDLTGAKLSGAILSWVSLYRANLRGVNLCGANLNGINLRSANLDGANLNWTNLSGARLSGASLKGAQLNGVKLSRAFLNGLSLEGVNFSGLELSEVKLNGAKLGGANLAGADLTGAQLRLVSFEEGNLKQADLHQSVLKDGHFNGANLMKTDLREADLRNADLSGANLNLANLAGADLSGANLQGAYLWGAELDGANFEGADLRGASLRDAAMTGANWRNAIFDGAVMPDGQLCA
- a CDS encoding DUF3140 domain-containing protein; translated protein: MSKNATSVIDEFRQVVNMTPSELESWLETDESKAVGQKDGDSESTGHKSGRRIIELLHKKPTDCNEDDLSHMKKVISYVHRHTAQQPSGDIEDTRWRYSLMNWGHDPLK
- a CDS encoding DUF2945 domain-containing protein, giving the protein MTEEFKKGDPVEWKTSQGKTTGQVKKKLTSPTDIKGHHVAASKDNPEYLVESDKTGKEAAHKPDALEKVEE
- a CDS encoding pentapeptide repeat-containing protein, producing the protein MRVEELLSRYAAGERDFREANLIGSNLERANLAGANLSGAYLSAANLSRAILTGSNLSGAFLNRADLSFAKINEARLTEADLTKANLKGAYLVKSLLSEAKLTGAILSGVNLSLSNLRGVNLCGADLRGINLRSANLREANLNWANLSGARLSGAQLRGVSFNGVNLSGAYLNGVDLNAVDLDGVNLSDTKLSGANLSGANLSAANLSSAQLRVTLLSRINLHAANLHQASLNKADLCEANLSKADLSEANLSEADLTGANLNKASLHNADLSWASLREAYLWGANLNVAGMRGTDLSGASLRGAYLESVDWQEAILTGATMPDGTIHE
- a CDS encoding phage Gp37/Gp68 family protein; translation: MASNQTGIEWTDRTWNPTTGCSKVSPGCTHCYAEALTKRFHTNFPTGFDLTLHPERLNYPRHWRKPSRIFVNSMSDLFHEKVPLEFLKQVFNVIGETPWHIYQILTKRHERLLELAPQLDWHENIWMGVSVENQNYVHRVDYLRQVPAAVRFLSCEPLLGALEMDLTGIDWVIVGGESGLKHRSIELDWVKKIQDQCQDAGVAFFFKQWGGRTPKAGGRLLEGQIWDEMPAAWDKYLQQRINDAVKSRRTVKKSNHAILAGR
- a CDS encoding three-Cys-motif partner protein TcmP — encoded protein: MSNSSFFDKSKEQSLVKAEIVAKYFWAWAKVVTPHAKTRGHNIAYIDLFSGPGRYQDGSKSTPLLILERAIADPDMREMLMTIFNDRDSNNTQSLQQAISSLANIESLRHQPRVLNEEVGEKFVRMFEQFRLVPTLFFIDPWGYKGLSIRLIGSLIRNWGCDCIFFFNYNRINMSLGNKVVEEHMNALFGKERADVLRKKLNPMPSYERELTVLEAISEALKEIGGKYVLPFCFKNDEATRTSHHLIFVSKNVLGYSIMKEIMAKESTTSDQGVPSFDYNPATIYQPLLFELSRPLDELENMLLDEFAGKTLAMKDVYNQHHVGKRYISKNYKDVLLKLEQQGKIIADPPTPPRKKNTFGDKVKVTFPPK